The Aspergillus flavus chromosome 2, complete sequence region AACTATAAAACTAGATCATTGCATTGAATGCTCAGGCAGTTCCTCATGTGTCATGCGGATACCAATCTCGTTTCTACGAATTGGGTAGCAGGGCGCCAGAAACCCTACCCCAACTTCAACACTAAACATACCTGTCGAGACTTTAATGCAATTGTCGATTGGGCCTGGAACCATCAGATACCCATTAAACCGAGCCCCAAGCCAGCAGGGGTGCATGAATTATTATACCCGCCGTAAGGCAGTGCATTACAATTCTGATCTGTTTGTGAAAGGTATTAGGCGGTTATCTTCAATCCACATTCACAGAGATTGGTTTTTAGCTGTTAAATGCTTCAGCCTCATTATGAGGGAGCTTTGCTTAACCATATCCGTGATATATATGTAAAGTCCCTTGCGATACTACCTAAGTAATACTGAATCTTCATATGATCGCCCACTAAATCTTCTTGCCACCCTAACTATCCAGTACTACAAGCCGTCTGGGAAGGTACTCTGACCGCAGATATAGCAATCAAAGCGAGCCCGTATAGCCCTGCAGCAAGTAGAAAGGGCAGACCGAGCCAGATAGCACCCATGACCATCCCCTGATGATACACGGCTGCCAGTAAGGGCCCTGATACTAGAGACCCGATTGAGCTCATCACACTCATAAGTGCATAGGTTGTGTTCAAAGATGCTGTGTCAACAAGAGAAGTCACCAATGTTCTCGCGGTGACAGAAAACGACGCGCCTAATCCAAATATTACAATCCCAATGCTGAGCAAGATCAGGTTTGGCGCGAGGAAAATCAATAAACACCCCAGAAGCATCAGTAGCGCATTCACCTGGGTGATGATACTGTCTCTCGAGATAACCTCTAATCCTCGATGCCGGTCCAGAAAATGTGTCCCGGCGGGAAGcagaataaataaagatacCAGGTTAGTGCCAGCTCTGAGCGGCAGTACGTATGAAGCCTGCAGTATAAATATAACATTTAGCATTGGCCGCTGACCAGGAACTTGTTAATTATCCGAAGTACGCACCTCAGCATATGATATGTGAAACCTTTTAGAGACGTACTGCAGCAATACCCCAAAAGCATGGGTCCCGAGAAGTGTCACAAAGAAGGAGGCAACAACCAATGCGGCATTTCTGTTCTGTACAAGTTGATTATAGAACTGCCGAATTCTCTCCAAAGCATACCAAGTTCTGGCCGGCTGCTCCTCGTGAGCTGTGGTAGAAGCTGGCTCAGTCCGATTACGGATTGctgggaaaaaaaagactgCCCAGATCACTGAGATGGCCGCAATCACAGAGGATGCGAGGAATGGTATCCAAGGGTTGATTGTCATGAGTGCGGCACCAATTGGGGGTGCAATCAACTCTGTCGTCAAAATAACTGCGGTCATTTGAGAGAAGACATTCGTTCTGGTACATGCGCTCTCAGTAACTAACGTTAGACAAGTTCTGTGGGAGTGTGTCTACCTTTTGTTCGCAGGGGTGATAGTGGCTACAGCTGAAAAGGACAATGAGGTTACGACCTGTGGCCCTCCCCCTAAGATCTGCCACACTGCAGAGAGCCAAAGGGCACGGGTTGGTAAGGTGGGATGAAGCCAAACTATGAATGGAATCGTTAATGTTCCAAGCTATATGTCACTGCATGGTAGGACTAACAAACTACTCTACTCCAGTTGGAGCTCATGGCATTGCCCAGGAAGGCCAATAAAGCGACTGGCCTGTAACCAATCTTGTCCGCCAGCATGCCGTAAGGCAAGGCAAGAAGTATGGCTATCCAAAATCAGCTTTGCTGTctcggggaagagaaaaaagaagtggCTCTTGGGCTTGTCAAAAAATTAGCTTACCAGGGATAGTCTCGAAGGTTTCTCGCCAGCCATTGAGCAGAGCAATCTCAGTCTGGACAGGGTCTATCTTACATCTTTCTAAACTCGGAAGAATCGGGTTCGCAGTAGTGGTAGCATAATAATCCCGGCATACTATATCTTCTAAGATCGCAACCTCTGCGACCGAACCCAAATTGTTTGAAAGATCGAACAGGACCGCTCCACCGCACAGCAATATAACTGTAGTGATCCAGTGTGAGTCAGATGGGGCTTTCTTGCCTCTATATACCTGATCTGGGCTTCCTGGGGTCTCTTGAAGCAGACTTGTTGCTTCATCGCAAGAGGTGTTCTGCGATGAAGGCATGGTTGGAATCTCAAGTGGATAAAGTAGGTAGAATGAGAGAAGTTCAACAGTGGGACAAAAGAGAAGTTCTTTGAGTTACCTGCTTAATACGGCGGATTAATGTTAGGGTTGCCTTTAGTATCAGTTAGGGTTGTTATCGTGTCGTGCTCGATGGCGACATCTGTGCAGGGATACAGATAAGACTAGAGCACTCTCGATGCAACCCAATACAAAGACCAACTCACGGCAGCCTTACCTCGGGAGATATCTACCCATAGAcatctttcctctttttcctaTCGTCTTGGGAATTGGCATCTTCGTTCTAGTCCACCAAGCTTGCTCTAAATGGCAGATCAGGCATGCGACCGTGCCGACAACGCCTTCGGACCCAAAGTTCGGGGGTGTCGCGATGAGACGGATTTCACCCTATTCTTTGAgcaatctttcttctcattacTTCCCTCTATATGCTTCTTGGTGTGTTCTCTGTACCGATATTTGAAGCTTgtcaaaaaggaaagggtaCTCAAGTCCTCACTGGACGGACTAATGTTTGCAAAATTGGTACGAACAACCATCTCAATGCCGGGACCATGCACGAAGAATCCCTGAGCTAAACAGAGACCAGACAGCGATAGCCACTCTCGGATGCCTGCAAGTAGCGTTGATCGTTCTTTATGCCTTACCTGGCGGCGAGTTGACGAGAGTTTCTATCGCATCCGGTGTGCTCGGCTTCCTGGCCACACTGACCCTGGCTGTTATGTCCTACCAAGAACATCATCGTTCAATTCGTCCATCTATTTTGTTGGGTGTATATCTTACCATTAGTACTCTTTTAGATGGCAGTCAAGCGCGGACCTTATGGCTGAGAGGAAATCATCGACCAATCGCGATTGTATTCTTTGCAATGGTTGTTCTTAAACTGATCACACTAGTAATTGAGTCTATTCAAAAACGCCATCTGCTGAGAGGTCCTTACTCTCATTACCCCTCGGACGCTCTAGGAAGCATGTACAATCGAGGTGTGTTCTGGTGGTTGAATTCGCTTCTCCTCCAGGGCTCTTCCCACCTTTTTCAGCAAGGGGACCTTCCGCCACTGGATCCAAAATTGGCATCGGAAACTGTCGGCTATCAAATGGAATCTGCCTGGC contains the following coding sequences:
- a CDS encoding MFS multidrug transporter, which gives rise to MPSSQNTSCDEATSLLQETPGSPDQVYRGKKAPSDSHWITTVILLCGGAVLFDLSNNLGSVAEVAILEDIVCRDYYATTTANPILPSLERCKIDPVQTEIALLNGWRETFETIPAILLALPYGMLADKIGYRPVALLAFLGNAMSSNWSRVVFWLHPTLPTRALWLSAVWQILGGGPQVVTSLSFSAVATITPANKRTNVFSQMTAVILTTELIAPPIGAALMTINPWIPFLASSVIAAISVIWAVFFFPAIRNRTEPASTTAHEEQPARTWYALERIRQFYNQLVQNRNAALVVASFFVTLLGTHAFGVLLQYVSKRFHISYAEASYVLPLRAGTNLVSLFILLPAGTHFLDRHRGLEVISRDSIITQVNALLMLLGCLLIFLAPNLILLSIGIVIFGLGASFSVTARTLVTSLVDTASLNTTYALMSVMSSIGSLVSGPLLAAVYHQGMVMGAIWLGLPFLLAAGLYGLALIAISAVRVPSQTACSTG